A region of the Rhizobium binae genome:
CGCGTTGCTCTGCCGCTACAAGGCCGGCCGCCGCAAGCTCGACGCCAATGACCAGCTGACGCTCGAATGGGCCGGCACCTACGCGCATTATCATGCCGCCATGATGCGCACGATCGTCATCGGCGAGCCGATGCAACGCCATCGCGAGCTCTACAATGCATGCCGCGAAACCATCGAAGCGATCGAAACCGTGCTGAAGCCCGGCCACACCTTCGGCGACGTTTTCGATATGCACGCCAGGATCATGGACGAGCGCGGCCTCGCCCGCCACCGGCTGAATGCCTGCGGTTATTCGCTCGGAGCCCGCTTCTCGCCCTCCTGGATGGAGCATCAGATGTTCCATGTCGGCAATCCGCAGCCGATCGAGCCGAGCATGTCGCTCTTCGTGCACATGATCATTGCCGATTCCGATACCGGGACCGCGATGACGCTCGGACAGACCTATCTGACGACGGCGGACGCGCCGCGCGCCCTGTCGCGTCATCCGCTTGATTTTATCGGCCTTTGAAGCCCGGGATTGACCGGTGAGAATCCGGAATTGACAGACGACCATCCCCGCCCGCATAAATCCGGCCGGGCTGATGTGATTGTGGGAAGGACGGACCACCGGATGACGCGCGCTGCGACTGTGCCCACGCTCCTGTTCGTCATGGCCCTGCTTGCCGCCTGCAATACCACCGACGCGCTGACGCCGCTGGTCGGCATCGGTGAATCCTCCGGAGGTCCGCCGTCAAGTCCGGTGACCCAGCGTGAGGCCGAAGGTTTGGCGGGTACGCGTCAACCGGTTTTCGCCGCAGGCTCGGAGCCGAATGGCTATCATCCGGCCTTTAATCAATCTCAGGGAGCCTACCGGCCGGGCAGCGGCGCACCGCCGACAACGATGCAGGAACAGGCAGACGCCCTGTCGAGGAACAGCACCTCGCCCGCCGCCTCCGCCCCGATCGAGGGACAGACGCTGCCGCCGGCGGTCCCCAATGCCGCGCCTCAGGCACAGTCCGGCCAGAGGCTCGACGCCCAGCCACAGCAGACCGCCGCCCTCACCCCCGGCGCCTCTTTCGCTCCCGGCAATACCGTGCGCTTCCTGCCGATCATCGGCGCGCCGGTGCAGGCCGTAACGCCGCTCTCGCGCCAGCTTGGCGCCGAGGCGCGGGCGCACGGCCTTTCCATCAAGAGCTCGAACGATACGAGCAGTGACTATATCCTTAAAGGCTATCTCTCCGCATTCAGCGACGAGGGCAAGGTCACCGTGGTCTATGTCTGGGACATTCTCGACAGCGGCGGCGCCCGCCTGCACCGCATTCAAGGGCAGGAAAGCGTGCCGGCGGCCGCGGCCGACCCCTGGGCGGGCGTTCCGGCTTCGGTGATGCAGCAGATCGCCTCGAAAACCATCGCGGAATTCACTTCCTGGCGGCAGGCACGGGGCGGTTAGTCACAAACTTTTTGCAAATATGGAAGCCTGTGGCGCCTTTGCCCTTGCATTCACGGGGAAGCTGACTAAAAAGCGCGGCTATCAGCGCATAACAGGCGGACCAACATGAAGGTTTTCGCAGGCAATTCGAACCGGCAACTCGCCGAAGCGATCTGCAACTATCTCAACGTTCCCTTGGGGAAAGCCAGTGTCCGAAGGTTTGCCGATCAGGAAATCTTCGTGGAAATCCAGGAAAACGTCCGCGGCGAGGACGTTTTCCTCGTACAGCCCACGTCCTATCCTGCCAACGACCATTTGATGGAACTGCTGATCATGATCGACGCCATGCGTCGCTCGTCAGCCCGCCGCATCACGGCCGTTCTTCCCTATTTCGGCTATGCCCGCCAAGACCGCCGCGCCTCCGGCCGCACCCCGATCTCGGCCAAGCTCGTCTCGAACCTGATCACGGAAGCCGGCGCCGACCGCGTCATGACGCTCGATCTCCACGCCGGTCAGATCCAGGGTTTCTTCGATATTCCGACAGACAATCTCTACGCGCTGCCTGTCCTGACGCGCGACATCAAGAGCCACTATGACCTCAGCAACGTCATGGTCGTCTCGCCCGATGTCGGCGGCGTCGTTCGCGCCCGCGCGCTTGC
Encoded here:
- a CDS encoding ribose-phosphate pyrophosphokinase, which produces MKVFAGNSNRQLAEAICNYLNVPLGKASVRRFADQEIFVEIQENVRGEDVFLVQPTSYPANDHLMELLIMIDAMRRSSARRITAVLPYFGYARQDRRASGRTPISAKLVSNLITEAGADRVMTLDLHAGQIQGFFDIPTDNLYALPVLTRDIKSHYDLSNVMVVSPDVGGVVRARALAKRLDCLLSIVDKRRDRPGESEVMNIIGDVTGKDCLLIDDIVDSGGTLCNAADALLAQGASSVTAYITHGVLSGGAVTRVTSSKLRELVITDSIQPTTAVQSAHNIRVVTTAPLIGEAITRTSQEESVSSLFD